CCGGAAATGGTTCCCATCAGGTCCACGAACGCGTCCACAACCGTGGACTGTCGACGGTGGAAGGCTTGGTTGTACTCATCCAGAATAGCCACAACGGATGGTAGGGAAACTCCCAGGAGAAACGAGACCAGGACGTCCCGCTTCAACAACCAAAAAAAGAGTGCGGTAACAAAGCCGAAGATAGCGTAAAATCCGAAATGTGCGCTACTTCGAATGAACTCATCAGGGCCTGCCCCTGCCGTTCCGATGAATAACCTCTTGAATACCGTCACGACTTTTCGGAACGCCTCGGTACGCGAAAAATCGAGCACAGCGTTCAATTTCCTCAAAAGTCTGTAGACGTACCCCGAACGCTGGGCCGACCGTTCTGGAGTTTCGGACGAGAAGAAGAAAATCACACCTATCCATACAACCAAAAGAACCAGGAGAATATACGTCAGCAATCTTCGATTGTTTCTCAAATTCATCGACCTCCATACAAAAGATCCAACGGTTCAAAATAAAGCCTGTGGGTGAACCACAGGCTTTTTTCATTATACCACGGAAGTTGGTGCAATTCAAAGGTTCAAAAAGACTGACTTGTGGAATTTCCTACTCTTTCAATGCGCCGGCCACGTCAAGCTCACTCACCAGAACGGACGGTGTGATGATACTGGCTACCCCTATCGTGGCTCTCACATCGGCCCCAACCTCTTCCACGTTCCTGAGTAACTCCAGGAAGTTTCCGGAAATCGTTATCTGCTCCACACCGTGCGTAATCTCACCGTTCTCCACCCTCAGTCCCTTCGCACTCAGCGAGAAGTTACCGGATATGGGATTCGCACCGGAGTGCAAGCCCTCGACACTGATAATGACGATGCCGTCTCCAAGTTGTTTTACAAGCTCTCCGAACGGTTTATCACCCGGTTCCACCACGAGGTTTATCGGCACGATCGCGGTCCCGTACGCGTTACCGGTCGGCTCCACGCCATCCTTTTTCGCTGTTTTCAAATTGTGGAGGAACGTCTTGAACACTCCGTTTTCGATGATGCTCTTTTCCCTTGTTGGGACACCCTGCGTGTCGAACGGTACGTTATTTATGCTGAGTGGGTGGTACGGTAAGTCTTTAATCGTAAGTTTCTCAGATGCGATCTTTTCGCCTATCTTTCCCTTTAGAGGAGACATATTCTTGTGCACGTTCTCGGCACTTATCATCGAGACGAGCATTCCAAGGATATCGGAGAACACATCGTTTAAGAGGATCACTCTGTATTTTCCACTTTTTACCGACTTCGAACCGATGAGTTTAATTGCCCACTCGCGCGCACCTTCGCCCACGAAAACGGGGTCTATATCTTCCGGTTTTTTACCCAGGGTAAACTCGAGCCCCGACCTCGGGGATACATCTTTCGCAATAGCCACCGCGTACATGAAACCGCCACCACTTACGAACGAAACATCAAGACCAAGTGTGTTGGCAATACGCCATTCACGCTTCCTGTCACCGTAAACGGCCCAATCTCCAATGATACGCTCATCTTTTCTTATAACCCTCTCGGCTTCCTCTACAAAGCCAAGCCTCTGTTTGACGGAGAGGTTTTCAAACGCTCCATCGTAGGGTGCGATATCCGGATAAGTGCCCCTTCCATCGTAAAAGTACTCTACGTCCTCCGTATCCACTATCGATATGTTCTCGAGAGCGTCCGTAAATACCTTTTCGGGATCTTCCAGCGTCTCGGTGTAAGAAGTCCCTAGCTTACCGTTCTTGAGGACCTGGACTTGTACTCTGAATTTGCCCGCATCGGTGTACTGATCCTGCTGACCATTCTGGTACCTGACCTGGAACTCGCGTTCAGCCGAGTAAATGATTTGCACGTCAACCCCTCGTTCCTTACCAAGAGCGAATACTTTATCCTTAAAGATCTCAAATTCCCTCGTCATCTTTCGACACCTCCACGAAGTACCATCACTTATTCCTTCCGCCCACGAGTATGTCCCTGACCTTTATCGTCGGTTGTCCAACATCCGCGGGAATCGATCCACTGTAAGAACCGCACATACCCTGGCCCCTCGCCACATCGTTCCCAACCATCTCGATGTTCTGGATCACCTCGAATCCCTTTCCGATGAGCGTTGCGCCCTTGACAGGCTTTGTAATCTTACCTTTTTCGATCAAGTAACCCTCGTTCACCGCGAAGTTGAACTCACCGGTGGCTGGATTAACCGAACCCCCACCCATGGTCTTCGCGTACAAACCGTACTCCACCGACGCGATTATCTCCTCGGGATGGTAGTCCCCTGGGAGTATGAAGGTGTTACTCATTCTCGAGGTTGGCGCGAAGGTGTAATCCTGACGCCTACCACTCCCTGTTGATGGCATACCCATACGTCTTGAACCGAGTTTGTCTATCAAGTAACCTTTGAGGATTCCATTCTCTATGAGCAGTGTCCTTTGCGTCGGTGTTCCCTCGTCATCCACGTTCGCGCTACCCCAGCCGTTCGGGATTGTGGCATCGTCAACGGCACTCACACACGGTGCCGCAATTTGCTGCCCAAGTTTTCCAGCAAAGACGGACATCCCGCGTGCCACGGAACTGGCCTCGAGTGCGTGTCCTACAGCCTCATGGAAAATTACACCACCGAATTCATTTGAAATTACCACCGTCATAC
The genomic region above belongs to Fervidobacterium thailandense and contains:
- a CDS encoding TldD/PmbA family protein; the protein is MIEKFDRVLVEELIGTVLRYGGDFAEIFVEDRYSTEIELRNGSVEQARTGRMFGVGIRGFLGDKAIYAYTNDLSRENLLQVAKRVGEALGEVKLKDFVLNFDVRELKNRHVALLKPEEVRKDVKVGYMKRAYEAAKRYSPTIVQVQVRYWDYDQKVLIANSEGVYVTDNRVKTRLMITAVAAKDGQMETGFYGPGAGMGPEFLERIDVEQAGIRAARIAVRMVDAEPAPAGRMTVVISNEFGGVIFHEAVGHALEASSVARGMSVFAGKLGQQIAAPCVSAVDDATIPNGWGSANVDDEGTPTQRTLLIENGILKGYLIDKLGSRRMGMPSTGSGRRQDYTFAPTSRMSNTFILPGDYHPEEIIASVEYGLYAKTMGGGSVNPATGEFNFAVNEGYLIEKGKITKPVKGATLIGKGFEVIQNIEMVGNDVARGQGMCGSYSGSIPADVGQPTIKVRDILVGGRNK
- a CDS encoding TldD/PmbA family protein — protein: MTREFEIFKDKVFALGKERGVDVQIIYSAEREFQVRYQNGQQDQYTDAGKFRVQVQVLKNGKLGTSYTETLEDPEKVFTDALENISIVDTEDVEYFYDGRGTYPDIAPYDGAFENLSVKQRLGFVEEAERVIRKDERIIGDWAVYGDRKREWRIANTLGLDVSFVSGGGFMYAVAIAKDVSPRSGLEFTLGKKPEDIDPVFVGEGAREWAIKLIGSKSVKSGKYRVILLNDVFSDILGMLVSMISAENVHKNMSPLKGKIGEKIASEKLTIKDLPYHPLSINNVPFDTQGVPTREKSIIENGVFKTFLHNLKTAKKDGVEPTGNAYGTAIVPINLVVEPGDKPFGELVKQLGDGIVIISVEGLHSGANPISGNFSLSAKGLRVENGEITHGVEQITISGNFLELLRNVEEVGADVRATIGVASIITPSVLVSELDVAGALKE
- a CDS encoding VanZ family protein, with product MNLRNNRRLLTYILLVLLVVWIGVIFFFSSETPERSAQRSGYVYRLLRKLNAVLDFSRTEAFRKVVTVFKRLFIGTAGAGPDEFIRSSAHFGFYAIFGFVTALFFWLLKRDVLVSFLLGVSLPSVVAILDEYNQAFHRRQSTVVDAFVDLMGTISGTILAHLLLLVVSLIVRLRKRKERDERLRSIQR